In Drosophila teissieri strain GT53w chromosome 2R, Prin_Dtei_1.1, whole genome shotgun sequence, the following proteins share a genomic window:
- the LOC122614023 gene encoding zinc finger MYND domain-containing protein 11: MASDFPPSAIRIWMHKLKKGVGQPATVLERSLLNLMSAEAASLSVKNATERGILVARAGGGRAKRLALTFCQKVSRLPSSSSDPYCFECHLPGVVKKCISCDRSFHDNCQRQDPEKPNYSVPSDKGQPYRFPVNESDNQPPNNTQNLETPRTPTPTPFLDHNSNINQTSLATPDFLKHENTEWDDDVFFVSEQKGARQRKLARIKHELQSSLDSDESSDLERCTHCRLLALAALHNPPQLDKQELGCLLKYSWDKHYSWISMDVTKYMAKHWTERDKALVKRILFKSKILGLGDIERNIEAEKYTYLTEFLVDLLDLQHNIALFFGPKSVEYNATKWLLRDVTHDIREIRRCPDCYRYSNEASLSDLWFAKPCLQRHELVLAKQAGSPPWPAKVMSVSKRPPIKYDVRFFGGTHSRALISERDITPIESDIQSHIKPRNSRALSAALRELQCHMMLSHYSASLFGFHAEPTVAENLIQVALSHCSESTEPSASGKRGRPSTPATPGAAKKRRLNNTTSDTPSPVPNRGIADSVAYDNLTAEILQAHEDLLKCRRELSATQRKLDAVKRKQWCYHCLDEAVFNCCFNAAYCSVECQRRDKRRHQATCKVTH, translated from the exons ATGGCAAGCGATTTTCCGCCGTCAGCCATCCGAATTTGGATGCACAAGCTGAAGAAGGGCGTTGGGCAGCCGGCGACGGTTCTGGAGCGCTCTCTGCTGAATTTGATGAGTGCAG AGGCAGCCAGTTTGTCGGTGAAAAATGCCACGGAGCGAGGCATTCTGGTGGCCAGAGCAGGTGGCGGAAGGGCCAAGCGTCTGGCCCTCACCTTTTGCCAAAAAGTAAGCAGGTTGCCCAGCTCGTCAAGCGATCCGTACTGCTTTGAGTGCCATTTGCCCGGAGTCGTTAAGAAATGCATATCCTGCGATCGCTCCTTTCACGATAATTGCCAGCGCCAGGATCCCGAAAAGCCCAACTACTCTGTGCCCTCGGACAAGGGTCAACCTTACCGGTTCCCCGTCAACGAATCGGACAATCAGCCCCCTAACAACACTCAGAACTTGGAGACTCCCCGaacgccaacgccaacgcccTTTCTTGATCATAATAGCAACATCAATCAGACTTCACTAGCCACTCCGGATTTCCTTAAGCACGAGAACACCGAGTGGGACGACGACGTCTTCTTTGTAAGCGAACAAAAGGGCGCCCGCCAGCGAAAGCTGGCGAGGATCAAGCACGAACTTCAGAGCAGCTTGGATAGCGATGAGAGCAGCGATCTGGAGCGCTGCACCCACTGCCGGTTGCTGGCCCTGGCCGCTCTCCACAACCCACCGCAGCTCGACAAGCAGGAGCTGGGTTGCCTATTGAAGTACTCCTGGGACAAGCATTACTCCTGGATCTCCATGGATGTGACCAAGTACATGGCCAAGCACTGGACCGAGCGCGACAAGGCGCTGGTTAAGCGGATCCTCTTCAAGTCAAAGATTTTGGGTCTGGGCGACATCGAGCGAAACATTGAGGCAGAGAAGTATACGTACTTAACGGAGTTTCTGGTGGATCTGCTCGATCTGCAGCACAACATAGCCCTGTTCTTTGGGCCCAAGAGCGTGGAGTACAATGCCACCAAGTGGCTGCTGAGAGATGTAACGCACGACATCCGAGAAATCCGTCGATGCCCCGACTGCTACAGGTATTCCAACGAGGCCAGCCTGTCGGATCTCTGGTTCGCCAAGCCATGTCTTCAGCGGCACGAGCTGGTTTTAGCAAAGCAGGCGGGCTCACCACCATGGCCTGCAAAG gTGATGAGCGTCTCCAAACGTCCGCCTATCAAGTACGACGTCCGCTTTTTTGGTGGCACTCATTCCCGGGCCCTTATCTCAGAACGTGATATTACTCCCATAGAGTCGGACATTCAGTCGCATATCAAACCACGGAACTCCAGGGCTCTGAGCGCTGCGTTGCGAGAACTGCAGTGCCACATGATGTTGTCCCACTATTCCGCCTCGTTATTCGGCTTCCATGCCGAGCCCACCGTGGCCGAGAATCTCATACAGGTGGCTCTGTCCCACTGCTCGGAGTCCACGGAACCGAGTGCGTCCGGCAAACGAGGAAGGCCATCGACTCCAGCCACGCCCGGCGCTGCGAAGAAGCGACGGCTCAATAACACTACTTCTGACACCCCATCGCCGGTGCCCAATCGTGGGATTGCCGACTCCGTGGCATATGATAATCTAACCGCCGAAATACTGCAGGCGCATGAGGATCTCCTAAAGTGCCGGAGAGAACTTTCCGCCACGCAAAGGAAGCTGGATGCAGTTAAAAGGAAGCAGTGGTGCTACCATTGCCTGGATGAGGCCGTTTTCAACTGCTGCTTCAATGCAGCCTACTGCAGCGTGGAGTGCCAGCGACGTGATAAGAGACGCCACCAAGCAACCTGCAAGGTCACTCACTAA
- the LOC122614025 gene encoding uncharacterized protein LOC122614025, with protein MAMLTRLTSSGTTTVAGAPGSPKGLQRFQNYISAFLWPGTQRQRRKSTQLDPMDCFTNDLVTRKTQKWEELRDSLIKRPSSGTLEADANCNVGMQPKAGSTSTSFSQNVGLMSKGMMSDLKALRSPQLGLDIRSLSQAQLDNLLMATLEIKNKLDFLYLIRQCIRCNLLPSNEVFVSCLKYLSAQRKLQQLEALAETCRQLEHPFSQTYADLAPFRAIALWNNGNADVALMTLHRGYGVSMTSEEGRRMARTAFRTISEETLAQKSEAVLVSLLEVARAIHREHKDIFVVACVWKQCFASDWFCDQKSATELFEHYKELQELVERRASSLCSSFLARNNVDAVHRLIEAFLQHQQRSACSSCLSLLFNYQYMRKDLRACAEIVKSCSELEMPLNELQNEQFLSLFLDQSDPVESSGMASKYKAPKSFQYKF; from the exons ATGGCCATGCTCACGCGATTGACCAGCAGCGGCACCACCACGGTGGCCGGAGCACCCGGATCACCCAAGGGTCTGCAGCGTTTCCAGAACTACATCTCCGCCTTTTTGTGGCCTGGAACGCAGCGGCAACGGAGGAAGTCCACACAGCTCGACCCCATGGACTGCTTCACCAACGACCTGGTGACCAGGAAGACCCAGAAGTGGGAGGAGCTGCGCGACAGCCTGATCAAGAGACCATCGTCCGGAACCCTGGAGGCGGATGCCAATTGCAATGTGGGAATGCAGCCAAAGGCTGGTAGTACTTCCACCAGCTTTAGCCAGAACGTGGGGCTCATGTCCAAGGGCATGATGAGTGATCTTAAGGCTCTGCGCTCCCCACAACTGGGACTGGATATCAGGTCCTTGTCGCAGGCTCAGCTGGACAACCTGCTGATGGCCACGTTGGAGATCAAGAACAAGCTGGACTTTCTCTACCTGATCCGCCAGTGCATTCGCTGCAACCTGTTGCCCTCCAACGAGGTGTTCGTGTCCTGTTTGAAGTATCTGAGTGCGCAGCGCAAGCTTCAGCAGTTGGAGGCACTGGCGGAGACCTGTCGGCAGCTGGAACATCCCTTCTCACAGACCTACGCGGATCTGGCCCCCTTCCGGGCCATCGCCCTGTGGAACAATGGTAACGCCGACGTGGCCCTGATGACTCTTCACCGCGGCTACGGCGTAAGCATGACTTCGGAGGAGGGTAGGCGGATGGCGCGCACCGCTTTCCGTACCATTTCCGAGGAGACTCTGGCCCAGAAGAGTGAGGCGGTTCTAGTTTCGCTACTGGAGGTAGCGCGTGCCATTCACCGCGAGCACAAGGACATCTTTGTGGTGGCCTGCGTGTGGAAGCAATGCTTCGCTAGCGATTGGTTTTGCGATCAAAAGTCTGCGACGGAATTGTTTGAGCACTACAAGGAGTTGCAAGAGCTGGTGGAGAGGAG AGCCAGCTCTTTGTGCTCTTCATTCCTCGCTCGCAACAATGTGGATGCTGTGCATCGACTAATCGAGGCGTTtttgcagcaccagcagcgtTCGGCTTGCTCCAGCTGCCTCAGCCTGCTCTTCAACTATCAAT ATATGCGCAAGGATCTGCGAGCCTGCGCTGAGATTGTGAAATCCTGCAGTGAACTAGAGATGCCGCTAAATGAACTGCAGAACGAACAGTTCCTCAGTCTGTTCCTCGACCAGAGCGATCCTGTGGAGTCTTCGGGAATGGCCAGCAAGTACAAGGCACCCAAGTCCTTCCAGTACAAGTTCTAG
- the LOC122614024 gene encoding uncharacterized protein LOC122614024: MECVLDEELLANIKCSDQEEEDEDGEKMAVEEQLPPADSTAQSASFNGDDSDPLQDTACNFPWIFEDGDVLMNEDQLADMVLKKEDAARPAAPKRGRGRPPNNTGNYTSPCGQLWSVSRNPDASGDDLPLLGQQACGKGPARTVSNAVEAWMLLFDDEMLRSLLRHVNEQMRKRRTSTGVQRPLDVVELRAFLGLSYLCGVFRNARYHGPLDELWTLELGNAIFRASMSLARFESISECLAGNCGWSEGQKLWQRLIINCRSYYGCSSWLAVDETFCSVAKSRMTLCCDARTLYMTNAVVSRNQRCPDKDVEQLICDFKTTGRNVTLGSRYLNLTQCEQLAQRQISSLGKLEVTSPHWPRQWPTESHLFSGSSKLIPLDGEAVYCCGLSSQVDAVQAYEQTTEACQQFHELSQRFSTAHATPASLRKQINPFMQLLHFVLNAAAVNAWILLRLSPKGDAAMEQRDFQRQLGLFLTQQRLQRRLQRRSTSTSLVMRLQICEILGQSSQRLLSEATGEAKLTHSVGVLTPDKMSLPVGINLASRYGEKHRRCKPCARNKRGTKSRTRCQQCLQHRCGNHLISRCYECVGILPGQLPEGNMMDEGAT; this comes from the coding sequence atggAATGCGTTCTGGacgaggagctgctggccaatATAAAATGTAGTGACcaggaagaagaagacgagGATGGTGAAAAGATGGCGGTGGAGGAGCAGTTGCCCCCGGCCGATTCCACAGCCCAAAGTGCATCCTTCAACGGAGATGATTCCGATCCGCTACAGGACACAGCCTGCAATTTTCCCTGGATTTTCGAGGACGGCGATGTGCTGATGAACGAGGACCAACTGGCTGACATGGTGCTGAAGAAGGAGGATGCCGCCCGGCCAGCTGCCCCAAAGCGAGGACGTGGTCGTCCACCTAATAATACCGGAAACTACACATCCCCATGTGGGCAGCTATGGAGCGTATCCCGGAACCCGGATGCTTCTGGGGATGATCTTCCACTTTTGGGTCAACAGGCTTGTGGCAAGGGACCAGCACGAACCGTTTCCAATGCGGTGGAAGCCTGGATGCTGCTTTTCGATGATGAAATGCTGCGATCTCTACTGCGCCATGTCAACGAACAGATGCGGAAGCGAAGAACTTCCACAGGTGTCCAGAGACCCCTAGACGTTGTCGAGCTGCGGGCATTCTTGGGACTAAGCTACCTCTGTGGAGTGTTCCGAAATGCCCGCTACCATGGACCATTGGATGAGCTGTGGACTCTCGAGCTAGGCAATGCCATATTCCGAGCATCCATGTCACTCGCTCGTTTTGAAAGCATTTCCGAGTGTCTGGCGGGGAATTGTGGCTGGTCCGAGGGCCAAAAGCTGTGGCAGCGACTTATAATCAACTGCAGATCCTACTACGGTTGCAGTAGTTGGTTGGCCGTGGATGAGACATTCTGCTCGGTGGCCAAGTCACGGATGACCCTCTGCTGTGATGCCAGGACGCTGTACATGACCAATGCTGTGGTGAGCAGAAACCAGAGATGTCCGGACAAGGATGTAGAGCAACTGATCTGCGATTTCAAGACCACGGGGAGAAATGTGACGTTGGGATCACGGTATCTAAACTTGACACAGTGCGAACAGTTGGCGCAGCGGCAAATAAGCTCGTTGGGTAAACTGGAGGTCACTTCGCCACATTGGCCGCGACAGTGGCCCACAGAATCACACTTGTTTAGTGGCAGCTCAAAGCTCATTCCGCTCGATGGCGAAGCGGTGTACTGCTGCGGTCTTAGCTCCCAAGTGGACGCTGTCCAGGCATATGAGCAAACCACAGAGGCCTGTCAGCAGTTTCACGAACTCTCTCAGCGCTTCAGCACAGCCCATGCCACGCCTGCATCCTTGAGAAAGCAGATCAATCCTTTTATGCAACTACTTCACTTTGTGCTTAATGCGGCTGCCGTAAATGCATGGATCCTGTTACGACTTTCGCCCAAGGGAGATGCCGCTATGGAGCAGCGCGACTTCCAAAGGCAGTTGGGACTCTTCCTCACTCAGCAGAGATTACAGCGACGTCTTCAGCGAAGATCAACAAGCACTTCGCTCGTCATGCGGCTGCAGATTTGCGAGATCCTCGGCCAATCCAGTCAGCGGCTTCTTAGTGAGGCGACCGGCGAGGCAAAACTAACTCACAGCGTAGGCGTGCTAACACCCGACAAGATGAGCCTGCCTGTGGGCATTAACTTGGCTAGTCGGTACGGGGAAAAGCACCGCAGGTGCAAGCCGTGCGCTCGAAACAAGCGTGGCACCAAATCCCGGACGCGGTGCCAACAGTGCTTGCAACATCGGTGCGGCAATCACCTGATATCGCGGTGCTACGAATGCGTAGGCATTTTGCCCGGCCAACTGCCCGAAGGCAACATGATGGATGAAGGGGCCACCTGA